TTCTCATTATGAACGATTTTATTGTCTAAAGtcaagttcatcatcattcctgtgtcattatcatcatcatcatcatcatttgaattgttcattcttttttcatcatcaccatcatcaatcatcgtAAACTACAATACAATAGAATACATACTAATACTATTTCACATCATTGCACTTAATTATCCAACATACAATTCTttcacattatcatcatcatcatcacgatcatCAGTCTGTGgaacatcaaacaaatataaagaaaaaaaaatgaattggaaaatcCCCCCCCACTTTCACGGCATGGGGTTGCCCCTACtaattaatcatttcattttttctcttgtgtatgaatggatggccatatatatatatattggttATAAATTTGTATTGGTTGCTGTcgtttggtgatgatgatgatgattgttcattcgtttttatttgtctattttgttttcattttgtttgtttgtttgttattgttgttgttgttgtccctctgtttttgatgatccatttggtttttttttgttttggggtttttttctctctctctctcttgctaCCAATTCTggttcatccatccattcatttattctttgTTATAACCAACTAACCaacagacaacaacaacaacaacaaaaaaaaaaatctatcatTCACATTGTAAACaccaagaatttttcattttcattttttcattcaccatAATAAGAATCAcactcgcacacacacacccatacATGTAttgaaccatcatcaatttgatgattcgattctAAATCGACATATATAATGTAAATATggctgttgtttttcttcatgattttttttggcaaaaaatgaatttgcaAATCttccattttgattattaatttgtcattatatttaaaattattgattcaatataataataataataataaaaatatttataataataataaattatgaaaatcaaaaaaatgatgatgaaaacgatgatgatgatgtttgtattaaaaacaaaacaaaacaaaaagtttatatttggaaaataaaaattgttgcatgatgatgatgatttagctgtgctataataatgttttaataaattcttcataattaattttaCCATCACGATCATGGTCAgttgttttcaataattcatcCAAATCTCTTTCGGTAATTGATTCATCCATCATTAACATTGCCGATTTAAGTTCATCACGTGTTATATAACcatttttatctttatcaAATACTAAAAATGCTGCCTTCAAATCGGcttcagcatcatcatcttttggTGTTTTGAAACGTGAAAACCAATGTAAAAAATCTtgttcattaattaattgatcaccttaaaaaataaacacaattgattgatcaatggtTTAGATTTgagtcaagttttttttttacttaccACTTTTTGATGCTtctttaaatattttttgcaACATTCGATCAGATACAGCGACACCTATACTGGTCATCatatgtttcatttcatcggAATTTAATTTACCATCATGATTAGTGTCAAACATTGCAAATGCACATTTtaattggccatcatcaatttttttatatttagaTTTATGCATAGATCCAGTGgtcgatgattttgatgatgattttgatgactatagagattaaaaaaaaattaaaatttaactATAGTTAtcttgtcaaaaaaaaaaaaaaaaaaaaaataaaataaaataaaacatagAACATCAAACCATTGCTTTCTTCATGATCTTATGGATCATTCggtaaagatttttttttcaattaacacaaacaaacaaacaaacaggaaaaaaaagacaacaaaGAATCGTTGTATTCTTTAAGAGAagcaacaaatgaaaaaaaaaatttaaaataagaATAAGAATTTGTCGTTataacacacagacacaaaaaaaatcaataaaaataaagcaTCAGAAATGATAAACACACAACAACGGAGAATCGAAAACGATTCGGTTATATGGTATTTGCTtatttgtcgtcgttgttttattttttcttttcttcattaACCACCATCACCGCCACCAACgcctttttcatttattcatttatccaTGCCAGTTGTTGCGTATAccttcatcattttatttggttCGTTGTTTTATTAgtggcaaaaaaataaaaaatgaaaaatgaaatagtAACATCAAAGATGGCataaaccaaaaataaattggatacaagttttttcttttgattttttttttgtttgctaaAAATAACcatcgttttatttttttcgattctaaAAATGTAGCCCCaaccaaatgaaatatagagaaaaagaaaaatttgcatttcaattcatatgCCAAGAATGTCAACCATTATTatagacaaacaaaacattaatcacataatcatcatcatcatcatcatgaatatgAGGATCATTCTCCAAGGAAACAGTCGAATCattgtcttgttttttttgtcgttgttgttgttaaatttAGGTGcgagaaaaatatgaaaatgataatcatactGATGATAGTCATGGACAATGTAGTTGTATTTATGCTGCATTTATTTATCTTATCctgtaaaaataaattatggATGAATTGATTAAAGACAAGATAATCTAAGAAGGTTAATTAatgtgattatcatcatcatcatcatcatcaattgtcatTCTTTTATTGTGagatttgaatatttattcgaattttaTCATGTCATCAGTAATGCCATCTTTTGGTCGAAAACGCCAAATCATATGATGAGCAATATAGATATATCTATATCGTGTGTATACATTTATGATATCATCTTGTGGTTTTGccgccaaattttttttttacgatcAAGTTTTTACATTCCGAATCCATTGATTATATCAATATGACAACtataaataacaataaaaaacagaaaaccattttggattttttcaccaaaaaaaccaatcataataatgtaaCAAATACTAAAATCGTACCTGTAgataaatcaaacaatttcaatgtgATTACAATTATCGATGATACTGGTAACACAACTActgctgttgatgatcaaaacaacaatgataatgataaaattaatgaaacgaaaaaaatcctcAACGATAGTGTTAATATTGTAAgcacgaataataataaacgacCATTGGGTTCTAATGaggaattgaaaaatgttgaaaattcaatcattgaaatcaattatatcgatgaaaatttatgTCAATCTTTATTCGAAGAacttgaaattgatgatgaaaaaaattgtgattcgaattcaaaagaaaaaattgctgatgataattatgatgaactcaaatcaaaagaaatgatTACTGACGATAAATATtctaattttgaaaaaatttttcaagaatttcgACATATCATTCAAACGGTATTGAAGAATCCATTAAAtgaacatttattcaatgaacaaGATTGGAAAAATATACAGGATCTAACCAGTTTAGATGGATCAATTCAAGTATTGTTCATACGATTATATATGCGAAAACATGATTGGATTCGAATTGCAAATATTAAATATCCACAActttgtgatgataatagtggCGATCATTCGAAACAATTACAAATACTATTTAAATCAGGTTTTATTCTTGATCGTAAGTCtatcataaatgatgatattttctttctaattaatttaattgttCATAACTAGATACAAgtttaaaatcaattgaagaTGGCTTTTCGGCGCTAACATTTTTAGAGGTTAAgatttttctgaaaaaatacaatggTTTCAAAATGCCTAAATCCAATCTAAAACCAAAAGTAATCGAAGCATTTCTTCATTATATTCGTACGACTCGATCGGTGTGTATGAGTAGTAAAACAATTGAAGAACAGGTGTTAAAACGACTTCAAAATTTTTGCCAAGATAAATGTATTCGAATCAATGAAGCTAAATCTGAAGTATTAGATCGAATATTTTTACTATATCATTCACCAAATGATTTGTTGGAACAATTCGAAGATAGCAACGAAGATCAATGGTATCGACGTGTATTgggtgattattataatgataaaaaatttaatttcatctCTAAACAATTAgaaacaaacatttattgTGGTCGTGATGAATTATTAGAATTTGTTAAAGCTTTTACCATATATTGTGAAATAATCGTATTGAACAATCGGAAACAATTTAACGAAGTAATCCATCGTCTTCTTCCATTCATATCTGAACAATATTATATTTCCATGGCTAAATGGTCGAATAAAGATTCTGGATTGGCAGAATTTCTACGACCATTCACAGCCACTGGAATGTATGTTCGATGTTTACATCAATGTTTAACATCATTGGACAAGAATCGACtacattcaatatatattgtaaATGTGTTAAAATTATTAGACCAAAATATCTATGGTGTACGATATCGACCACATTGGTATATACGAGCATCGTTAATTAGTCaaaattatatgaaaaatcTGGAACTAGCTGAACAATTTTGTAAGGATGGATTACGTGATCCATCCGTTTGTTATGATCATAGTCTTGAGCTATATAATCGATTgttaaaattgaacaaatcaaGTGTTCAAAATTCACCAGACCTTTGCCCGGAATATCATAAGCaaaatatttacaaaaaacGTACAATCGTTGCTTCATATCgtcatattgaaaatgaaacggatagaaaaaatttcttcgtAGCAAATCATACAAATGGTGATGTGGAAATGATTTCCGTCGAAGAAGTTGTTCGTCGACATTATCTCAATGAAGGCTATACTAATGGAATTCATTGTGAATCCAAAGTGTATCATTCGTTATTGGAATTGTTATTATGTGATATCATTTTCTCCACCGATATTCCCGAtacatttcattatcatggaCAAAGAGTTCCACTGGATTTATGttatgattcattttatcagcaacgtaaatcattgattgatgatcgaaTTAATGAGATTTCTCGCTGGTCATCTGAAGCACTTTCAATCTATA
This is a stretch of genomic DNA from Dermatophagoides farinae isolate YC_2012a chromosome 6, ASM2471394v1, whole genome shotgun sequence. It encodes these proteins:
- the LOC124494249 gene encoding calcium-binding protein E63-1, coding for MIHKIMKKAMSSKSSSKSSTTGSMHKSKYKKIDDGQLKCAFAMFDTNHDGKLNSDEMKHMMTSIGVAVSDRMLQKIFKEASKSGDQLINEQDFLHWFSRFKTPKDDDAEADLKAAFLVFDKDKNGYITRDELKSAMLMMDESITERDLDELLKTTDHDRDGKINYEEFIKTLL
- the LOC124493396 gene encoding fanconi-associated nuclease 1, which produces MTTINNNKKQKTILDFFTKKTNHNNVTNTKIVPVDKSNNFNVITIIDDTGNTTTAVDDQNNNDNDKINETKKILNDSVNIVSTNNNKRPLGSNEELKNVENSIIEINYIDENLCQSLFEELEIDDEKNCDSNSKEKIADDNYDELKSKEMITDDKYSNFEKIFQEFRHIIQTVLKNPLNEHLFNEQDWKNIQDLTSLDGSIQVLFIRLYMRKHDWIRIANIKYPQLCDDNSGDHSKQLQILFKSGFILDHTSLKSIEDGFSALTFLEVKIFLKKYNGFKMPKSNLKPKVIEAFLHYIRTTRSVCMSSKTIEEQVLKRLQNFCQDKCIRINEAKSEVLDRIFLLYHSPNDLLEQFEDSNEDQWYRRVLGDYYNDKKFNFISKQLETNIYCGRDELLEFVKAFTIYCEIIVLNNRKQFNEVIHRLLPFISEQYYISMAKWSNKDSGLAEFLRPFTATGMYVRCLHQCLTSLDKNRLHSIYIVNVLKLLDQNIYGVRYRPHWYIRASLISQNYMKNLELAEQFCKDGLRDPSVCYDHSLELYNRLLKLNKSSVQNSPDLCPEYHKQNIYKKRTIVASYRHIENETDRKNFFVANHTNGDVEMISVEEVVRRHYLNEGYTNGIHCESKVYHSLLELLLCDIIFSTDIPDTFHYHGQRVPLDLCYDSFYQQRKSLIDDRINEISRWSSEALSIYISLAASNNTKYPIDIEYILMNNLNEIAYCMTAPKLAQLLLLLAKNYHHLRKGFPDLIMWNKDTGKFKAIEVKGPMDRISNIQSIWLSIMTQIDLDCELCTVKQKDDHA